A part of Thermococcus sp. LS1 genomic DNA contains:
- a CDS encoding alpha amylase N-terminal ig-like domain-containing protein encodes MYKIFGFESNEYFGRVAKVEFSVPSRGSYAYLVGSFNAFNEGSFRMRREAGRWRIRVELPEGVWYYGFSIDGKYTPDPENPEKRTYRRLSYKFKRETSVARISAGDDFYHEPALAYLYSFADRTHVLLRAVKGKAISTYLIADERIEMRKKASDELFDYFEAVLPRTGELSYHFEIETGEGTIEYGNFTAEPKELQVPKWVFDRVFYQIMPDRFERGMIKKPLGRIIETGLGHHGGDLAGIVKRLGHLEELGVNALYLTPIFESMTYHGYDIVDYFKVARKFGGNEAFRELAWELKRRDIKLILDGVFHHTSFFHPYFQDVVKNGRESRYRDFYRILKFPVVSEDFLRILNSNEPPERKYQRLKKVRQNYENFFSVWLMPRLNHDNPQVREFIVSVMKHWLEEGADGWRLDVAHGVPPELWREVREKMPEDAYLVGEVMDDARLWLFDKFHGTMNYPLYEAILRFFVRGEISAEEFLNWLELLSTYYGPAEYSMYNFLDNHDVERFLDLVGDERRYLCALAFLMTYKGIPALFYGDEIGLRGIGASGMESSRTPMRWKKETWNTEILGMTKALIRLRRKSRALQLGEFRPLKFKGGLLLYERVYRDEGVLVGINYSDVPTVIQIPEAYRPAADGVQFLKLEPWSFVVLASTT; translated from the coding sequence GTGTATAAAATTTTCGGATTCGAGTCAAACGAGTACTTTGGCCGGGTCGCAAAGGTTGAATTTTCAGTCCCGTCCAGGGGAAGCTACGCCTACCTCGTCGGGAGCTTCAACGCCTTTAACGAAGGCAGCTTTCGGATGAGAAGAGAGGCAGGAAGGTGGCGGATAAGGGTCGAGCTGCCGGAGGGGGTCTGGTACTACGGCTTCTCAATTGACGGAAAATACACTCCAGACCCAGAGAATCCAGAGAAGAGAACCTACAGGCGGCTCTCATACAAATTCAAGAGGGAAACCAGCGTTGCCAGAATATCCGCCGGGGATGACTTCTATCACGAACCCGCACTCGCTTACTTGTACTCCTTTGCCGACAGAACCCACGTCCTGTTGAGGGCTGTGAAGGGGAAAGCAATCTCCACGTACCTCATCGCCGATGAGCGTATAGAGATGAGAAAGAAGGCAAGCGACGAGCTTTTCGACTACTTCGAGGCCGTTCTTCCAAGAACTGGGGAGCTGAGCTACCACTTCGAGATAGAGACGGGAGAGGGAACAATCGAATACGGCAACTTCACCGCCGAACCTAAAGAGCTCCAAGTTCCGAAATGGGTATTCGACCGGGTGTTCTACCAGATAATGCCCGACAGGTTCGAGAGGGGTATGATCAAAAAGCCCTTGGGAAGGATAATCGAAACCGGTCTGGGGCACCACGGTGGCGATTTAGCCGGAATCGTGAAGAGGCTCGGTCACCTTGAGGAGCTCGGTGTGAATGCGCTCTATCTGACCCCAATCTTCGAGTCCATGACCTACCATGGCTACGACATAGTTGATTACTTCAAGGTCGCGCGGAAGTTCGGAGGTAACGAGGCCTTCAGAGAGCTCGCTTGGGAGCTGAAAAGGAGGGACATAAAACTGATTCTCGACGGCGTCTTCCATCACACGAGCTTTTTCCACCCCTATTTCCAGGACGTCGTGAAGAATGGAAGAGAGAGCAGATACCGAGACTTCTACAGAATCCTGAAGTTCCCGGTGGTGTCGGAGGACTTCCTTCGGATTCTCAACTCGAACGAACCACCAGAGCGGAAGTACCAGAGGCTGAAGAAGGTCCGTCAGAACTATGAGAACTTCTTCTCGGTGTGGCTCATGCCCCGCCTGAACCATGACAACCCACAGGTCAGGGAGTTCATAGTCAGTGTAATGAAACATTGGCTCGAAGAGGGTGCCGATGGCTGGCGGCTGGATGTCGCCCACGGCGTCCCGCCAGAGCTGTGGCGCGAGGTCAGGGAGAAAATGCCTGAGGACGCGTATCTGGTCGGCGAGGTCATGGACGACGCAAGGCTCTGGCTCTTCGACAAGTTCCACGGAACGATGAACTATCCCCTGTACGAGGCCATTCTAAGGTTCTTCGTGCGTGGAGAGATAAGTGCCGAAGAGTTCCTCAACTGGCTCGAGCTCCTGAGCACCTATTATGGGCCCGCTGAATACTCCATGTACAACTTCCTCGACAACCACGACGTTGAGCGCTTCCTCGACCTCGTCGGTGACGAGAGGAGATACCTCTGCGCTCTCGCTTTCCTGATGACCTACAAGGGGATTCCAGCGCTTTTCTACGGTGACGAAATAGGACTGAGGGGAATAGGCGCTTCTGGGATGGAAAGCTCAAGGACTCCAATGAGATGGAAGAAAGAGACGTGGAACACCGAGATACTCGGGATGACAAAAGCGCTGATACGGCTGAGAAGGAAGAGCAGAGCATTACAGCTGGGAGAATTCAGACCACTGAAGTTCAAAGGCGGCCTGCTCCTCTACGAGAGGGTTTACAGGGACGAGGGAGTTCTGGTGGGGATAAACTACTCAGACGTTCCCACAGTCATTCAGATTCCCGAGGCTTACCGTCCTGCAGCGGATGGAGTGCAGTTCCTCAAGCTGGAACCCTGGTCCTTTGTCGTCCTCGCCTCAACCACCTGA
- the trmB gene encoding HTH-type sugar-sensing transcriptional regulator TrmB has product MEIPSHLSQALSEIGFTKYEVMTYWTLLVYGPSTAREISTKSGVPYNRVYDTVSSLKARGFVTEIEGNPKVYAAYSPRIAFLRFKKELETIVEQLEKALNDVKREDHRPAIWRSRSLDEALEMFREAIDSAENEVIVVIPSEFFGHVEEDLVRTFKRGVTLSVYTDKIPELSKFQGRGNLFVREFYKLNHIIGMVDGKEVIAVQNVAFNSRSPPAFRSTYPEIIFSQYSLIIEIFKESSLRVEVINNPGDLRFFAMFHAVDFVSRYLKDRHIMATIRGKHIETGKNETINGLVVGYTFSLKEAINNIHVETEGGIVKIGGMFAVVEDYESTDVRFTVGEPS; this is encoded by the coding sequence ATGGAGATTCCGTCCCATCTCTCGCAGGCACTGAGCGAGATAGGCTTCACAAAGTATGAGGTCATGACGTACTGGACGCTCCTTGTCTACGGGCCCAGCACTGCGAGAGAGATATCCACAAAAAGCGGGGTGCCCTATAACAGGGTCTACGATACGGTGTCGTCCCTAAAGGCAAGGGGATTTGTCACTGAAATAGAGGGCAATCCCAAAGTCTACGCTGCTTACTCCCCCAGAATAGCGTTTCTCCGATTCAAGAAGGAACTCGAAACAATAGTGGAGCAGCTGGAGAAAGCACTGAATGATGTGAAGCGTGAGGATCACAGGCCTGCAATATGGAGAAGCAGGAGCCTCGACGAGGCCCTTGAAATGTTCCGGGAGGCCATTGATTCCGCTGAGAATGAGGTCATTGTCGTCATTCCCAGCGAGTTCTTTGGGCACGTGGAGGAAGACCTGGTGAGGACGTTTAAGCGGGGTGTGACCCTGTCGGTATACACCGACAAAATTCCGGAGCTCTCGAAGTTCCAAGGAAGAGGAAACCTGTTTGTGAGGGAGTTTTACAAGCTCAACCACATCATAGGGATGGTTGACGGAAAGGAGGTCATAGCGGTTCAGAACGTTGCTTTCAACTCAAGGAGTCCCCCAGCTTTCAGATCAACGTATCCTGAGATAATCTTCTCCCAGTACAGCCTCATAATAGAGATCTTCAAGGAGTCGTCACTGAGGGTGGAAGTTATCAACAATCCCGGGGATCTCCGGTTTTTTGCTATGTTCCATGCGGTTGATTTTGTCAGCAGATACCTGAAAGACAGGCATATTATGGCCACGATCAGGGGCAAACACATTGAAACGGGGAAAAACGAGACGATTAATGGGCTCGTGGTGGGGTATACATTTTCACTCAAGGAAGCTATTAACAACATCCATGTGGAGACGGAAGGGGGCATAGTAAAGATCGGAGGAATGTTTGCCGTTGTTGAGGATTATGAGAGCACCGACGTCAGGTTCACAGTGGGTGAGCCATCATAA
- the treT gene encoding trehalose synthase, with translation MFEVTEFGGQGKKLRDYKGIIGEDALNRILEKAELVKGAAFANVNSTSFGGGVAEILHNLIPLMRDVGVDARWFVIEGSDEFFNVTKGFHNALQGNRELRLTDEMKRLYIETNRKNARDVDLGAFDYVLIHDPQPAPLIEFYDKRQPWIWRCHIDLSDPNMEFWEFLRGFVAKYDAYIFHMEEYVRGDFEGSKVVIMPPSIDPLSEKNIKLSETEVLKTLERFDVDPERPILTQVARFDPWKGIFDVIDVYRKVKEKVPDVQLLLVGVMAHDDPEGWVYFEKTLRKIGEDYDVKVLTNLNGVHAREVNAFQRASDVVLQMSIREGFGLTVTEAMWKEKPVVGRAVGGIRLQIVDGETGFLVRDVEEASEKVLYLLKHPEVAGRMGARAKERVRENFIITRHLERYLDILNSFRP, from the coding sequence ATGTTTGAGGTAACAGAATTTGGAGGGCAGGGAAAGAAGCTCCGGGACTACAAAGGAATAATCGGGGAGGACGCCCTGAACAGGATACTGGAGAAGGCCGAGCTGGTAAAAGGGGCGGCCTTTGCCAACGTGAACTCGACATCGTTTGGTGGAGGGGTTGCGGAGATACTCCACAACCTCATACCGCTCATGAGGGACGTCGGGGTGGACGCCAGATGGTTCGTCATTGAGGGTAGCGATGAGTTCTTTAACGTGACCAAGGGCTTTCACAACGCCCTCCAGGGGAACAGAGAGCTCCGGCTAACCGACGAGATGAAGCGCCTCTATATTGAGACCAATAGGAAGAACGCCCGCGACGTTGATCTAGGGGCCTTTGACTACGTGCTCATCCACGACCCCCAGCCGGCACCGCTGATCGAGTTCTATGACAAGAGACAGCCGTGGATATGGAGGTGCCACATAGACCTAAGCGACCCCAACATGGAGTTCTGGGAGTTCCTCAGGGGCTTCGTGGCGAAGTATGACGCGTACATATTCCACATGGAGGAATACGTGCGCGGGGACTTTGAGGGGAGCAAAGTCGTGATAATGCCCCCGTCAATTGACCCCCTGAGCGAAAAAAACATAAAGCTCAGCGAGACGGAAGTGCTTAAAACACTTGAAAGGTTCGACGTCGATCCAGAGAGGCCGATACTCACCCAGGTTGCCCGCTTTGACCCCTGGAAGGGAATCTTCGACGTCATCGACGTGTACCGGAAGGTCAAGGAGAAAGTCCCCGATGTCCAGCTGCTGCTGGTCGGCGTTATGGCCCACGACGACCCGGAGGGCTGGGTGTACTTCGAGAAGACGCTGAGAAAGATAGGCGAGGACTACGATGTGAAAGTCCTGACAAACCTCAACGGAGTCCATGCCAGGGAGGTTAACGCCTTCCAGAGGGCCAGCGATGTTGTCCTGCAGATGTCCATAAGGGAGGGCTTTGGGCTGACGGTCACGGAGGCCATGTGGAAGGAGAAGCCCGTGGTCGGAAGGGCCGTTGGGGGAATCCGGCTTCAGATAGTTGATGGTGAAACCGGTTTCCTCGTGAGGGACGTGGAGGAGGCCTCAGAAAAGGTGCTTTACCTCCTCAAACACCCCGAGGTCGCGGGGAGGATGGGTGCGCGGGCAAAAGAGCGGGTCAGAGAGAACTTCATCATAACAAGGCACCTTGAGAGGTACCTCGACATCCTAAACTCTTTTAGACCCTAG
- a CDS encoding ABC transporter substrate-binding protein has protein sequence MSIALRKPLWGIVLVGLVVFGVVASGCVGGTTESTTGTQSTKLEGKIVFAVGGAPNEIEYWKQVIAEFEKAYPGVTVELKRQATDTDQRRLDLVNALRAKSSDPDVFLMDVAWLGQFISSGWLEPLDSYVQKDNYDLSVFFQSVVNLADKQNGNLWALPVYVDAGLLYYREDLLKKYGYDKPPETWDQLVEMAQKIQQGERKDNPNFWGFVWQGKQYEGLVCDFVEYVYSNGGELGYFKDGKWVPTLNKPENVQALQFMVDLIHKYKISPPSTYTEMTEEPVRLTFQQGNAVFERNWPYAWGLHNANDSPVRGKVGIAPLPHFPGHKSAATLGGWHIGINRYSDNKELAWAFVKFVESYEQQKNFAIKLGWNPGRTDVYNDPDVLKAAPYLKDLRSVFENAVPRPIVPYYPQLSQIIQKYVNAALAGSMSPQEALDAAQKEAEELVKQYG, from the coding sequence ATGAGTATAGCATTGAGGAAGCCCCTCTGGGGGATAGTTCTGGTCGGTCTGGTGGTTTTCGGCGTTGTTGCCAGTGGGTGCGTTGGTGGGACTACCGAATCCACCACAGGCACACAGAGCACCAAGCTTGAAGGGAAGATTGTGTTCGCGGTCGGCGGTGCCCCAAACGAAATTGAGTACTGGAAACAGGTTATCGCCGAGTTTGAGAAGGCATATCCAGGGGTTACCGTTGAGCTCAAGAGGCAGGCTACGGATACGGATCAGAGGAGACTTGATCTAGTAAACGCGCTGAGGGCCAAGTCCAGCGACCCCGACGTTTTCCTGATGGACGTCGCCTGGCTCGGCCAGTTCATATCCTCGGGGTGGCTGGAACCCCTTGATTCCTACGTCCAGAAGGATAACTACGACCTCAGCGTTTTCTTCCAGAGCGTCGTCAATCTGGCTGACAAGCAGAACGGCAATCTCTGGGCGCTCCCTGTTTACGTTGATGCGGGTCTGCTGTACTACAGGGAGGACCTCCTCAAGAAGTACGGTTATGACAAGCCCCCCGAGACCTGGGATCAGCTCGTCGAGATGGCCCAGAAGATACAGCAGGGCGAGAGGAAGGACAACCCCAACTTCTGGGGTTTCGTGTGGCAGGGTAAGCAGTACGAAGGCCTCGTCTGTGACTTTGTTGAGTACGTATACAGCAACGGCGGCGAGCTTGGATACTTCAAGGATGGAAAGTGGGTTCCGACCCTGAACAAGCCTGAGAACGTTCAGGCCCTCCAGTTTATGGTGGACTTGATACACAAGTACAAGATATCGCCGCCGAGCACATACACCGAGATGACCGAAGAGCCGGTCAGGCTTACGTTCCAGCAGGGCAACGCCGTCTTTGAGAGGAACTGGCCGTACGCGTGGGGGCTCCACAACGCCAACGACTCCCCGGTCAGGGGCAAGGTCGGGATAGCCCCGCTTCCGCACTTCCCCGGACACAAGAGCGCTGCCACCCTGGGCGGATGGCACATAGGCATAAACAGGTATTCGGACAACAAAGAGCTCGCTTGGGCGTTCGTTAAGTTCGTTGAGAGCTATGAGCAGCAGAAGAACTTCGCCATAAAACTCGGCTGGAACCCCGGAAGAACCGATGTCTACAATGACCCCGATGTGCTGAAGGCCGCGCCTTACCTGAAGGACCTCAGGAGCGTCTTTGAGAACGCGGTTCCGAGGCCCATCGTTCCCTACTACCCGCAACTCAGCCAGATCATACAGAAGTACGTGAATGCAGCCCTTGCCGGCAGCATGAGTCCGCAGGAGGCCCTTGATGCGGCCCAGAAGGAGGCGGAGGAGCTGGTTAAGCAGTACGGTTGA
- the malF gene encoding trehalose/maltose ABC transporter permease MalF, which produces MGGVKYTEEKFAYGMLSPMLAFVVLFIIVPVLGTFWISLHRDVTFIQGFKFVGLNNYITVLEKRDFWYSLFVTVSFSLVSVSLETLLGLTFALILNERIRGRGILRAIVLIPWAVPTIISARTWELMYNYSYGLFNWILGAVGLSGVNWLGTPLSAFFAVVLADVWKTTPFMALLLLAGLQAIPADTYEAAIIDGASMFQRFRHITLPLLKPVLIVAVTLRTIDALRVFDIIYVLTGGGPGGATTSVSLMAFNYYNLGDYGVGSAISILTFLTVLSFTVVYLRVGRFQEGLK; this is translated from the coding sequence ATGGGCGGAGTGAAGTACACCGAGGAGAAGTTTGCCTACGGCATGCTGTCCCCCATGCTGGCATTTGTGGTGCTTTTTATCATAGTGCCTGTCCTTGGAACCTTCTGGATAAGCTTACACCGGGATGTAACTTTTATTCAGGGTTTTAAATTCGTGGGGCTCAATAATTATATTACCGTGCTTGAAAAGAGAGATTTCTGGTACTCTCTCTTCGTCACCGTGTCCTTCTCGCTCGTGAGCGTGAGCCTGGAGACTTTACTCGGTCTGACTTTTGCCCTCATATTGAACGAACGTATAAGGGGAAGGGGAATTTTGAGGGCAATAGTGCTGATCCCCTGGGCCGTTCCCACGATAATATCTGCCAGAACGTGGGAGCTGATGTACAACTACAGCTACGGCCTCTTCAACTGGATACTGGGCGCAGTTGGGCTGAGCGGCGTTAACTGGCTCGGTACCCCTCTGAGCGCGTTTTTCGCGGTGGTTCTTGCGGACGTGTGGAAGACGACACCTTTCATGGCCCTTCTTCTCCTGGCGGGCCTTCAGGCTATACCTGCGGACACTTATGAGGCCGCCATAATCGACGGGGCCAGCATGTTCCAGAGGTTCAGGCACATAACTCTCCCGCTGCTTAAACCCGTTCTGATAGTTGCGGTTACCCTGAGGACGATAGATGCCCTGAGGGTGTTTGACATAATATACGTCCTCACCGGTGGAGGGCCGGGCGGGGCGACCACCTCTGTGTCCCTGATGGCGTTTAACTACTACAACCTCGGCGACTACGGCGTTGGCTCCGCTATCTCAATACTCACGTTCCTAACGGTTCTGAGCTTTACCGTGGTGTATCTAAGGGTAGGGAGGTTCCAGGAGGGATTGAAATGA
- the malG gene encoding trehalose/maltose ABC transporter permease MalG has protein sequence MNEKSLKNILLAIGAVLMVLVCLFPFIWMIIISFTKDATFLGSPYVSFEFTLSNYRTVLSDPTLHFMDYFRNSLIIATVVTVVTVMISAFGAYAVSRIRFRGRLIVPVFVLGVSMFPQISLVGYLFKFIEELGWINTYKALFFPYVAWTLPLALWILLSYFAQLPKDLDEAALIDGASRIQTLYKVILPLSAPALFSTALLVFIAAFNEFMFALLFTTDYRARTVPVGIALFQGVHGEVPWGNIMAASAISTIPLVILALIFQKYIVSGLTAGALKGE, from the coding sequence ATGAACGAAAAATCCCTTAAAAATATCCTGCTGGCCATTGGGGCAGTCTTAATGGTATTGGTGTGTCTCTTCCCCTTCATCTGGATGATAATAATATCCTTCACAAAAGACGCCACCTTCTTGGGCTCCCCCTACGTCAGCTTTGAGTTCACACTGAGCAACTACAGGACGGTCCTGAGCGACCCGACCCTCCACTTCATGGACTATTTCAGGAACAGCCTTATCATAGCCACCGTCGTGACGGTGGTAACCGTCATGATATCAGCCTTTGGGGCATACGCGGTCTCAAGGATACGGTTCAGGGGCAGGCTCATAGTGCCAGTTTTTGTCCTGGGAGTCTCGATGTTCCCGCAGATAAGCCTCGTAGGATACCTGTTCAAGTTCATCGAAGAGCTTGGATGGATCAACACGTACAAGGCCCTGTTCTTTCCGTACGTGGCGTGGACACTGCCGCTGGCTCTCTGGATACTCCTCAGCTATTTTGCCCAGCTCCCCAAAGATCTCGATGAGGCCGCCCTAATAGATGGTGCGTCGAGGATTCAGACCCTTTATAAGGTCATACTGCCCTTGTCTGCTCCCGCCCTGTTTTCAACGGCTCTTCTGGTCTTCATAGCAGCCTTCAACGAGTTCATGTTTGCACTGCTCTTCACCACTGATTACCGGGCCAGGACGGTGCCCGTCGGCATAGCTCTGTTCCAGGGGGTTCACGGAGAGGTGCCGTGGGGCAACATCATGGCCGCCTCCGCAATCTCGACAATCCCGCTGGTCATACTGGCGCTCATCTTCCAGAAGTACATAGTCAGCGGGCTTACCGCTGGTGCCCTGAAAGGAGAGTGA
- the trmBL1 gene encoding HTH-type sugar sensing transcriptional regulator TrmBL1: MKEEEIVEKLQKLGLTKYESLAYITLLKLGPSKATDITKESGIPHTRVYDVLSSLHRKGFVDVMHGAPRLYKPVNPEVVLEKIKEEFIEDMENLKAAFLELYRQVHGEELPEIWTIQGFENTVERAEYVIRTAKHEVLINTPFDFLRLLRDEIKRRKDIIFVIISNFEEIPEWLSGDNIILAKTGGAPWLMASWIIGDIDYALFFGALPRDKRREKFYSFWAKSPKIIQNYMHWFYTIYFDNSKIIKPLNYDKLSKPLSLVNIRTLITLLKFTELPKRAEIVGRLVETKEPVTLDGEIVEYEYTPLMANVTVKASGKEWKVGGIGSYFEDVEGEKFILLE, encoded by the coding sequence ATGAAGGAAGAGGAAATTGTCGAAAAGCTCCAGAAGCTCGGCTTGACTAAGTACGAGAGCTTAGCTTACATAACCCTCCTCAAGCTTGGCCCCAGCAAGGCCACGGACATAACAAAGGAGAGTGGCATTCCTCACACGAGGGTGTATGACGTTCTGAGCTCCCTTCACAGAAAGGGATTCGTTGACGTAATGCACGGTGCCCCAAGGCTCTACAAGCCGGTCAATCCTGAAGTTGTCCTCGAGAAGATAAAGGAAGAATTCATCGAGGACATGGAGAACCTGAAGGCAGCCTTCCTCGAGCTCTACCGCCAGGTGCACGGGGAGGAACTGCCTGAGATATGGACGATTCAAGGCTTTGAGAACACCGTCGAGAGGGCAGAGTACGTCATCAGGACGGCCAAACACGAAGTTTTAATAAACACCCCATTCGATTTCCTTCGCCTTTTGAGGGACGAGATAAAGCGCCGGAAGGACATAATCTTCGTCATAATCAGCAACTTCGAGGAGATTCCGGAGTGGCTCAGCGGCGACAACATCATCCTGGCGAAAACCGGCGGCGCCCCCTGGCTCATGGCCAGCTGGATAATCGGGGACATCGACTACGCGCTCTTCTTCGGTGCTTTGCCGAGGGACAAGAGGCGCGAGAAGTTCTACTCCTTCTGGGCCAAGAGTCCAAAGATCATCCAGAACTACATGCACTGGTTCTACACCATCTACTTCGACAACAGCAAGATAATCAAGCCCCTGAACTACGATAAGCTCTCCAAACCGCTCTCGCTCGTCAACATCAGGACCCTAATAACCCTGCTGAAGTTCACAGAGCTCCCGAAGAGAGCCGAGATAGTCGGCAGGCTCGTTGAGACGAAGGAGCCCGTGACCCTTGACGGGGAAATAGTTGAGTACGAGTACACGCCGCTCATGGCCAACGTTACGGTTAAGGCCAGCGGCAAGGAATGGAAGGTTGGCGGAATCGGAAGCTACTTTGAGGACGTTGAGGGCGAGAAGTTCATCCTTCTGGAATGA
- a CDS encoding extracellular solute-binding protein — MKKGLFTLLLVAVLIFSVVASGCIGGGEETTTSPTTTQPTTTPSETTTTPTTTTTTSPTETTTTPELECGSGKIVIWHAMQPNELEVFQSLAEEYMAMCPNVEIVFEQKPDLESALKAAIPTGQGPDLFIWAHDWIGKFADAGLLEPIDDYVTDDILNQFAPMAQDAMQYKGHFYAMPFAAETVAIIYNKDMVSEPPKTFDEMKAIMEQYYDPDNDKYGIAYPVNAYFISAWAQAFGGYYFDDQTEMPGLDQPETIEGFEFFFQNVWPYMAPTADYNTQQSIFLEGRAPMMVNGPWSIASVKDAGINFGVVPLPPIIKDGKEYWPRPYGGVKDIYFAKGIKNKEAAWYFVKWFTTSPEVIKELSLQLGYIPVLSPVLEDPEIQADPVIYGFGQAVQHAYLMPKSPKMGAVWGGVDGAINEILQDPATADIPAILQKYQQEILNNIGG; from the coding sequence ATGAAGAAAGGACTGTTTACCCTACTTTTGGTTGCAGTTTTGATTTTTAGCGTCGTGGCCAGCGGCTGCATAGGTGGGGGAGAAGAGACTACCACCAGCCCGACCACAACCCAGCCAACGACCACCCCGAGCGAGACCACAACCACCCCGACAACCACAACGACCACAAGCCCAACTGAAACGACCACTACCCCGGAGCTTGAGTGCGGCAGTGGAAAAATAGTCATATGGCACGCCATGCAGCCGAACGAGCTCGAGGTCTTCCAGAGCCTCGCAGAAGAGTACATGGCCATGTGCCCGAACGTTGAGATAGTCTTCGAGCAGAAGCCGGATCTTGAGAGTGCCCTCAAAGCCGCAATTCCGACCGGCCAGGGTCCGGACCTCTTCATATGGGCCCACGACTGGATTGGAAAGTTCGCCGATGCTGGTCTTCTCGAGCCGATTGACGACTACGTTACCGACGACATTCTTAACCAGTTCGCTCCGATGGCCCAGGATGCTATGCAGTACAAGGGCCACTTCTACGCCATGCCCTTCGCTGCTGAGACCGTTGCAATCATCTACAACAAGGATATGGTAAGCGAGCCGCCCAAGACCTTCGACGAGATGAAGGCGATAATGGAGCAGTACTACGACCCGGACAACGATAAGTACGGCATAGCCTACCCGGTTAACGCTTACTTCATCTCTGCCTGGGCTCAGGCCTTTGGAGGCTACTACTTCGACGACCAGACTGAGATGCCCGGTCTCGACCAGCCCGAGACCATAGAGGGCTTCGAGTTCTTCTTCCAGAACGTCTGGCCGTATATGGCCCCGACCGCTGACTACAACACCCAGCAGAGCATCTTCCTCGAGGGCCGTGCTCCGATGATGGTCAACGGTCCGTGGAGCATCGCTAGCGTCAAGGATGCTGGAATCAACTTCGGTGTCGTCCCACTCCCGCCGATAATCAAAGACGGTAAGGAGTACTGGCCGAGGCCCTACGGTGGAGTCAAGGACATATACTTCGCTAAGGGCATAAAGAACAAGGAGGCCGCCTGGTACTTCGTCAAGTGGTTCACCACCAGCCCAGAGGTCATAAAGGAGCTCTCCCTCCAGCTCGGATACATCCCGGTTCTTTCGCCGGTTCTTGAGGACCCAGAGATTCAGGCAGATCCGGTCATCTACGGCTTCGGTCAGGCCGTCCAGCACGCCTACCTCATGCCGAAGAGCCCGAAGATGGGCGCCGTCTGGGGCGGTGTTGACGGAGCCATCAACGAGATACTCCAGGACCCGGCCACCGCTGACATACCCGCCATACTCCAGAAGTACCAGCAGGAAATTCTGAATAACATTGGAGGCTGA